Part of the Lycium ferocissimum isolate CSIRO_LF1 chromosome 6, AGI_CSIRO_Lferr_CH_V1, whole genome shotgun sequence genome, ATGAAGTTGGTCCGTCCACCGCCGATCAATGATTTCGAAAACTTTCTCATATTGCTTCCGATCACCATGAAAACCCTTTTCAATAGCTTCTTTGGCTCTATCCATTGCTTCATAAATATAGCCCATTGATGGTTTTTTTTCTCCATCCACCAAGCGAAGCGCTACTATCAAAGGAGAACCAACTTTAAGTGCCctaacaacatcattccaaAAAGATGTAGAAGTAAGATGTCTGACAACTTCTTTTCCCAAAAGTTCCTTTGCAAATCTACTTTCTGTCCATTCGGGTTGAGAAGATCATAGTTCTCAAgtttttcttttgcatgtaaAAAGATTGCAAAGTTAAGAAGGCCGTTGCAAATCTTGTCTTAGCCGGTTTCACCAAATTTCTTTGGTTTGTATATCTTCTCATCATGTTCAACAACAATGGCCTCATTGCTATGTAAGAATGTATCTTAATGGCCTTCTGAAAAACTATAAAAGGAATATTTTAGTAGCTAAGTAAGCTAAGTAATAAGTAATAAGCATATAGTAATATAGTATAAGCTATAAAGAAAGTTAGAGCTATTTTTTTTCACCTGAAGCATACGGGTTTATTTTGAAGATGTCACCAAACATCAAATTGATACAATGGGCAGCACATGGAGTCCAATAAATGTGCGGGTACACACCCATTATCATGTCACAGGCTTTAACATTCTCGCTAGCATTATCGGTAACAACTTGTATAACATTTTCCGGTCCAATTTGCTTAATAGTCTTCTCAAACAAGTTGAACATCTTGGTGGAATTTGTAGATTCATCACTAGCATCGACTGACCCAAGAAACACACTACCTAATGGAGAATTGACCAAAATATTGATGATCATTTTTCCATTTCGTGCTGTCCACTTGTCCATCATAATTGAACACCCAAACTCtgtccatttcaatttatgttcCTCAATAATCTCATCTATCTTCTCCACCTCTTTTTTTAGATGAGTAACTCTAATTTTGTGATAGGTAGGAGGTTTCATTCCTGGGCCATATTGTCCTGTGGCCTCAATGTATTTATCAAAACTTTTGTGATTTACACAATTAAAAGGGAGCCCTGCATCATATACCCATACTGCAAAAGCACTTACAGCGCGATCTCTTAGCAACTTCTTGGTTGCATCAGACGCTGCCGTGCTACTGCTTCCCTTCCCCTTTGATGTTTGGGGGTAATAAGATTCATGGGGCCTTTCACATTGGCAGTCCGTGCCATGGATGATGCATTGGATGacattttttgagtttttgaggGAGGAGGcatcatttcatcatcttcatcagaGAGATTAGCCAAGGATGGTTGGTGCAACATTTGAGTTTTTAACAACTGTTTACTTTCAACATACTTTTTTACTTCTTCCCTAATTTCAGGCGGACAAATTCCACATTTTTTTACATTTCTGTAACCACCAATCAAATGTTGTTTGTGTCGAGTAATTCCGCCATTGAAAGTTTCTCGACAAAAGATACATGTGACTGAATCTTTTGTTGGGCCTTTGGCACCATAA contains:
- the LOC132059635 gene encoding uncharacterized protein LOC132059635, which produces MKPPTYHKIRVTHLKKEVEKIDEIIEEHKLKWTEFGCSIMMDKWTARNGKMIINILVNSPLGSVFLGSVDASDESTNSTKMFNLFEKTIKQIGPENVIQVVTDNASENVKACDMIMGVYPHIYWTPCAAHCINLMFGDIFKINPYASVFQKAIKIHSYIAMRPLLLNMMRRYTNQRNLVKPAKTRFATAFLTLQSFYMQKKNLRTMIFSTRMDRK